The Daucus carota subsp. sativus chromosome 9, DH1 v3.0, whole genome shotgun sequence genome window below encodes:
- the LOC108202728 gene encoding ferredoxin--nitrite reductase, chloroplastic, which translates to MSSFSVKFLAPPMLQNTSFYTKNSRLHATPPAQTAVPPPSAAVEGGDGGERLEARVEKREGYWVLKEKFRKGINPQEKVKIESEPMKLFVENGIEDLAKIPIEDLDKLKATKDDVDVRLKWLGLFHRRKHHYGRFMMRLKLPNGVTTSAQTRYLASVIRQYGKEGCADVTTRQNWQIRGVVLPDVPAILKGLDEVGLTSLQSGMDNVRNPVGNPLAGIDPDEIVDTRPYTNLLSQFITANSRGNTDFTNLPRKWNVCVIGSHDLYEHPHINDLAYMPATKNGRFGFNLLVGGFFSPKRCAEAIPLDAWVPADDVIPLCKAVLEAYRDLGTRGNRQKTRMMWLIDELGVEGFRSEVVKRMPQQELERSSSEDLVQAQWERRDYLGVHPQKQEGFSFVGLHIPVGRVQADDMDELARLADEYGSGELRLTVEQNIIIPNIENSKLDALLNEPLLKERFLPEPHILLKGLVACTGNQFCGQAIIETKARALQVTEDVGRLVSVTRPIRMHWTGCPNTCGQVQVADIGFMGCMTRDENGKPCEGADVFLGGRIGSDSHLGEIYKKGVPCKDLVPLVAEILVQKFGAVPIEREEAED; encoded by the exons ATGTCATCCTTTTCTGTCAAGTTCTTGGCACCTCCCATGCTACAAAACACAAGCTTCTACACCAAGAATTCCAGGCTACATGCAACTCCTCCAGCTCAAACAGCCGTGCCACCGCCTTCTGCTGCCGTAGAAGGCGGTGATGGTGGCGAAAGGCTGGAGGCTAGAGTGGAAAAAAGAGAAGGCTACTGGGTTTTGAAGGAGAAGTTCAGGAAAGGTATTAATCCTCAGGAGAAGGTTAAGATTGAGAGTGAGCCCATGAAGTTGTTTGTTGAGAATGGTATTGAAGATCTTGCTAAGATTCCTATTGAAGATCTTGATAAGTTGAAAGCTACTAAGGATGATGTTGATGTTAGGCTTAAGTGGCTTGGTCTCTTCCACAGGAGAAAGCATCACT ATGGTAGATTTATGATGAGATTGAAGCTACCGAATGGAGTTACAACAAGTGCACAAACTCGATACCTTGCTAGTGTCATAAGGCAGTATGGGAAGGAGGGTTGTGCAGATGTTACCACTAGACAAAACTGGCAAATTCGGGGTGTAGTACTACCTGATGTGCCAGCAATACTAAAGGGACTCGACGAGGTTGGTCTGACAAGTTTGCAGAGTGGGATGGATAACGTGAGAAATCCGGTTGGAAATCCGCTTGCAGGAATTGATCCGGATGAGATTGTTGATACAAGGCCTTATACGAATTTGCTATCCCAATTCATCACTGCTAATTCGCGTGGAAATACAGATTTCACTAACTT GCCTAGAAAATGGAATGTGTGTGTTATCGGTTCACATGATCTGTACGAGCATCCCCATATTAATGACCTTGCTTACATGCCTGCCACAAAGAACGGAAGATTTGGATTCAATTTGCTAGTTGGCGGATTCTTTAGCCCAAAAAGATGTGCTGAGGCAATTCCTCTTGATGCCTGGGTTCCAGCAGATGATGTGATTCCATTGTGTAAAGCAGTGTTAGAAGCTTACAGAGACCTCGGTACACGGGGGAACAGACAGAAAACCAGAATGATGTGGCTAATTGATGAACTG GGTGTAGAGGGATTTCGGTCTGAAGTTGTGAAGAGAATGCCTCAGCAAGAGCTAGAGAGATCATCTTCCGAAGACTTGGTACAAGCACAATGGGAGAGGAGAGACTATCTTGGTGTCCACCCACAAAAACAAGAGGGCTTCAGTTTCGTAGGCCTTCATATTCCAGTCGGACGTGTTCAAGCCGATGACATGGATGAGCTAGCTCGACTAGCAGACGAGTACGGATCAGGTGAACTACGTCTTACTGTGGAGCAAAACATCATCATCCCAAATATTGAAAACTCTAAGCTCGATGCCTTGCTCAATGAGCCTCTTTTGAAGGAAAGGTTCTTACCCGAGCCACACATTCTCTTAAAAGGACTAGTAGCTTGTACTGGCAATCAGTTCTGTGGACAAGCCATAATCGAGACCAAGGCCCGGGCTCTCCAAGTGACTGAAGACGTGGGACGACTAGTGTCTGTGACCCGACCCATTCGTATGCACTGGACCGGCTGCCCAAACACGTGTGGACAAGTTCAAGTTGCTGATATCGGGTTCATGGGGTGCATGACAAGGGATGAAAATGGGAAGCCTTGTGAAGGCGCGGACGTGTTCTTGGGAGGGAGGATCGGAAGCGACTCACATTTGGGAGAAATCTATAAAAAAGGTGTCCCTTGTAAGGACTTGGTGCCATTAGTTGCGGAAATTTTGGTCCAAAAATTTGGTGCAGTCCCAATAGAAAGGGAAGAAGCTGAAGATTAG